GATAGGCCGCCGGGAAGATCAGCGCCGCGCTGTGCGGGTCGATCGATTTGTACCAGGTATCGAATTCCTGGCAGGCCGGGCTAGGCAGGTCGGTGAGGGCCAACTGTTCGCGCAGCCAGCGGGTGCGTGCCGGGAACACGCACTGGGCGTGCTTGTCGCCCAGGCTGGCCGGGGCATACAGCGCGGCGACCGTAGCCTGCAGCTCCTGCTCCGGGTGATGCGCGCCATCCTCGGCGAGAAAGAAGCGCGGGTCGTCCACATAGCTGCGCCAACCGCCAAGCTTGGCGGTCTCGTAGTGTCCCAGGGCGATCCAGTAGGGCGTGGCCGCCAACTGCTGGACGCGGGCCGGGTCTGGTTGTGGGGCGGCATGAAGCGGTGCGCTGACGATCAGCGCCAGGGGAACGAGGCGTTTGAGCATGTCGGGCAACTACTTCCTGATGATGCCGAAAGGTGAAGCGCCAAACCCGCCCCGCTGCCGGGGCGGGAGGCGTGGAACTCAAGCCTCGGTGGCGTACTTGGCCAGTTGCGGGTCGCTCTTGAGCACCGCCAGGGTGTTGGAGTGGACAGTCTCGGCAGTCACGTCGGCGCTGCTGAAGATCTGCTGGAAGTGCTCGTGGGTGACGGCGGCGAAATGCGCGCGGTCTTCAGGCGCCACACCAAGGACCACGGCATAGGTGGTCAGGGCTTCGCCCTGGCCCTGGGCCATGTCTTCGGAGAGCTCGTTCATCATGCCGTTCATGGCGAACCAGGATTTGCCGCCATAGGTGAGTGCGGCCTTGGTCGAGCAGCCGTTGGTGCCC
This sequence is a window from Pseudomonas maumuensis. Protein-coding genes within it:
- a CDS encoding DUF3015 domain-containing protein — protein: MKRILLGTLFAAVSINAMAEAPGGPNCGWGNLLFEGQRGTPAHFLASTTNGTSGNATFGMTSGTNGCSTKAALTYGGKSWFAMNGMMNELSEDMAQGQGEALTTYAVVLGVAPEDRAHFAAVTHEHFQQIFSSADVTAETVHSNTLAVLKSDPQLAKYATEA